In Lolium rigidum isolate FL_2022 chromosome 3, APGP_CSIRO_Lrig_0.1, whole genome shotgun sequence, the genomic window AGCAACACGTCGGACAACACGCAAAAGGAGAGGAGCGAGGAGGAGATGCGGCGGATCTTTATGGAGTGGAAGGCCGAGCACGGCAAGAGCTATAGCTCGGCCGCCGAGGAGGAGCACGGGTACGACATGTTCAAGCACCGCCTCCGCGACATCGACCAGCAGTGGCACGACAAAGGCTACTCCGCCTGGTCCTGGGATAGGGAGAGGAGCGAGGAAGAGACCAGGCGGATCTTCATCGAGTGGAAGGCCTGCAACGGCAAGATCTACAGCTCTATCGCCCACGAGGAGCATCGGTACGCCATTTTTCAGGACGCCCTCCGTAACATCGACCGACATAACGCAGGCTACGCC contains:
- the LOC124696028 gene encoding oryzain alpha chain-like gives rise to the protein MAAALLLLVSLAAAAAADTSNTSDNTQKERSEEEMRRIFMEWKAEHGKSYSSAAEEEHGYDMFKHRLRDIDQQWHDKGYSAWSWDRERSEEETRRIFIEWKACNGKIYSSIAHEEHRYAIFQDALRNIDRHNAGYAIGVHSSTQGINMFSDHTMEEYSAVCCGYVPEGFQRSPAEVRWLAEIQERLRLVYART